In the Agrococcus sp. Marseille-Q4369 genome, one interval contains:
- a CDS encoding MFS transporter: MSTTTERPERSSLRRVVLSTFAGTSIEWYDFFLFGSAAALVFPQVFFPESEPGIGLLLSFMTYGVAFVVRPLGGIVFGALGDVIGRKNVLIATLLVMGIGTFLIGCVPGFDTIGFWAPVLLVLLRIVQGLGLGGEWGGAATLSAEHADGAGRASGRGLIASWMQLGVPAGNLLAVAALFVMESTLSEEAFIAWGWRVPFLASAVLVLLSFWIRATVAESPLFDAGEREKTPLRTMLRGHWRQVLLTIGLRIASDVSYYVFAVFALSYITGNLDMPASVGLTGVIVGCLAQFVVIPVSAHISDRVGRRPVYMAGAIAVGVWAFIAWPLIDTANAALAVVAIATGIAAQGIMYGPMAAFITEMFPTKVRSTGSSFGYQVAGIAGGALAPFLATLLTQTFGSTFSVSVYVAITAVIAVVASLLARETTRKELA; this comes from the coding sequence GTGAGCACCACGACCGAACGCCCGGAGCGCTCCTCGCTGCGCCGGGTCGTGCTCTCCACGTTCGCCGGCACGAGCATCGAGTGGTACGACTTCTTCCTCTTCGGCTCCGCCGCCGCGCTCGTCTTCCCGCAGGTGTTCTTCCCCGAGTCGGAGCCCGGCATCGGCCTGCTGCTGTCGTTCATGACCTACGGCGTCGCGTTCGTCGTGCGGCCGCTCGGCGGCATCGTCTTCGGCGCGCTCGGTGACGTCATCGGCCGCAAGAACGTGCTCATCGCGACGCTGCTCGTGATGGGCATCGGCACGTTCCTCATCGGCTGCGTGCCCGGCTTCGACACGATCGGCTTCTGGGCGCCGGTGCTGCTCGTGCTGCTGCGCATCGTGCAGGGCCTCGGCCTCGGCGGCGAGTGGGGCGGCGCGGCCACCCTCTCGGCCGAGCACGCCGACGGCGCCGGCCGCGCGAGCGGCCGCGGCCTCATCGCCTCGTGGATGCAGCTCGGCGTGCCCGCCGGCAACCTGCTCGCCGTCGCCGCGCTCTTCGTCATGGAGTCGACGCTCTCGGAGGAGGCGTTCATCGCGTGGGGCTGGCGCGTGCCGTTCCTCGCGAGCGCCGTGCTCGTGCTGCTGAGCTTCTGGATCCGCGCGACCGTCGCCGAGTCGCCGCTGTTCGACGCGGGCGAGCGCGAGAAGACGCCGCTGCGCACGATGCTGCGCGGCCACTGGCGGCAGGTGCTGCTCACGATCGGCCTGCGCATCGCGAGCGACGTCTCCTACTACGTGTTCGCCGTCTTCGCCCTCTCCTACATCACCGGCAACCTCGACATGCCCGCGAGCGTCGGCCTCACCGGCGTCATCGTCGGCTGCCTCGCGCAGTTCGTCGTCATCCCGGTGAGCGCGCACATCTCCGACCGCGTCGGCCGCCGCCCCGTCTACATGGCAGGCGCGATCGCAGTGGGCGTGTGGGCGTTCATCGCCTGGCCGCTCATCGACACCGCGAACGCCGCGCTCGCGGTCGTCGCGATCGCGACCGGCATCGCCGCGCAGGGCATCATGTACGGCCCGATGGCGGCGTTCATCACCGAGATGTTCCCGACCAAGGTGCGCTCGACCGGCTCGAGCTTCGGCTACCAGGTCGCCGGCATCGCGGGCGGTGCGCTCGCGCCGTTCCTCGCCACCCTGCTGACGCAGACGTTCGGCAGCACGTTCTCGGTGAGCGTCTACGTCGCCATCACCGCCGTCATCGCCGTCGTCGCGTCGCTGCTCGCGCGCGAGACGACGCGGAAGGAGCTCGCATGA
- a CDS encoding NERD domain-containing protein, which yields MATMIPGLIRPGTPPGEFKVFEALRDHPGTADWIVWHGLPIRHHETQVEGEADFVIVIPGEGMLVVEVKSHERVEVGDDGLWRLGGQEPTPRSPYDQVWDNSRSIRKWIERRAHVLPFPTWQAVWFPMRGGELVAQLEQRIDVPAKATLSRADLDASRLVTSIVGVLRHGRRELERRVPAYQAGRPDEQDIAEVREALQPSISWASAMNERREQRERDLREATERQERALQYFAASPRLLVTGPAGTGKTNVAVRAALLDANRDERVLLTCFNRRLEADLQRRLRDRDDVTVARVHQLMLAFAGLTPPDDAGDDWWNGTLPDAVLAVTRAPGFEPPFTSLIADEAQDLARDSTLDVLDSLLVGGLAGARVVLAGDFTRQDIYTPQPTRGSSSPTQPDRGSSSPTQSGVSRPSPITDRIPDTATMTLTTNVRQTPQLAALIEELLDDELYIGFDRDTEEEPDDLPLTILRYRTEAEQQEQLASALMALWDDGWDPREILILSPRRASAASRAAGAVADALASHDGDANGTPWGTVHAFKGLEAPAVVLTDVDGTSARWHDLLYIGATRATERLVVLTSLDEIAGRAPLQH from the coding sequence ATGGCCACGATGATCCCCGGCTTGATCCGCCCAGGCACGCCGCCCGGCGAGTTCAAGGTCTTCGAGGCGCTCCGCGACCACCCCGGCACCGCCGACTGGATCGTCTGGCACGGGCTGCCCATCCGCCACCACGAGACGCAGGTCGAGGGCGAGGCCGACTTCGTCATCGTGATCCCGGGCGAGGGGATGCTCGTAGTCGAGGTGAAGTCGCACGAGCGCGTCGAGGTCGGTGACGACGGGCTCTGGCGGCTCGGCGGCCAGGAGCCGACGCCCCGCTCCCCCTACGACCAGGTGTGGGACAACTCGCGCAGCATCCGCAAGTGGATCGAGCGGCGAGCGCACGTGCTGCCCTTCCCGACCTGGCAGGCAGTGTGGTTCCCGATGCGCGGCGGCGAGCTCGTGGCGCAGCTCGAGCAGCGCATCGACGTGCCCGCGAAGGCGACGCTCTCGCGCGCCGACCTCGACGCATCCCGGCTCGTCACGAGCATCGTCGGCGTGCTGCGGCACGGCCGCCGCGAGCTCGAGCGGCGAGTGCCCGCCTACCAGGCGGGCCGGCCGGACGAGCAGGACATCGCCGAGGTGCGAGAGGCGCTGCAGCCGTCGATCTCGTGGGCGAGCGCGATGAACGAGCGCCGCGAGCAGCGCGAGCGCGACCTGCGCGAGGCGACCGAGCGGCAGGAGCGGGCTCTGCAGTACTTCGCCGCGAGCCCGCGGCTGCTCGTGACCGGGCCGGCCGGCACGGGCAAGACCAACGTCGCGGTGCGCGCGGCCCTGCTCGACGCGAACCGCGACGAGCGCGTGCTGCTCACGTGCTTCAACCGCCGGCTCGAGGCCGACCTGCAGCGGCGGCTCCGCGACCGCGACGACGTGACGGTCGCGCGCGTGCACCAGCTCATGCTCGCGTTCGCCGGCCTCACCCCGCCGGACGACGCGGGCGACGACTGGTGGAACGGCACGCTGCCCGACGCCGTGCTCGCCGTCACGCGCGCACCGGGCTTCGAGCCGCCGTTCACGAGCCTCATCGCCGACGAGGCGCAGGACCTCGCGCGCGACTCGACGCTCGACGTGCTGGACAGCCTGCTCGTCGGCGGACTCGCCGGCGCCCGCGTCGTGCTCGCCGGCGACTTCACCCGCCAGGACATCTACACGCCGCAACCCACCCGTGGGTCGAGTAGCCCGACGCAACCCGACCGTGGGTCGAGTAGCCCGACGCAGTCGGGCGTATCGAGACCGAGCCCCATCACCGACCGCATCCCCGACACCGCCACCATGACCCTCACGACCAACGTGCGCCAGACCCCGCAGCTCGCCGCGCTCATCGAAGAGCTGCTCGACGACGAGCTCTACATCGGCTTCGACCGTGACACCGAGGAGGAGCCCGACGACCTTCCGCTCACGATCCTGCGCTACCGCACCGAGGCCGAGCAGCAGGAGCAGCTCGCGAGCGCGCTCATGGCGCTGTGGGACGACGGCTGGGATCCGCGCGAGATCCTCATCCTCTCCCCTCGGCGGGCGTCGGCGGCGAGCCGTGCCGCGGGCGCGGTGGCGGATGCGCTGGCGAGCCACGACGGTGACGCGAACGGCACCCCGTGGGGCACCGTCCACGCGTTCAAGGGGCTCGAGGCGCCCGCGGTCGTGCTGACGGACGTCGACGGCACGAGCGCGCGCTGGCACGACCTCCTCTACATCGGCGCGACGCGCGCGACCGAGCGGCTCGTCGTGCTCACGAGTCTCGACGAGATCGCCGGACGGGCCCCACTGCAGCACTGA
- a CDS encoding ornithine cyclodeaminase has protein sequence MRFVSVANMRAWIRETGPERIIADLVDELETDFRRWEQFEREPRVASHSPLGVIELMPTSDGTAYGFKYVNGHPSNPSRGFQTVTAFGVLADVMTGYPTFLSEMTILTALRTAAVSGLAAKHLARHDSTRMGMIGAGSQAVFQALAVRSQLPGVTRLRLFDVDGPTAETAARHLRHLGFEVSIEASAADAVRDADVITTCTADKQNATVLRVDEVPAGAHLNAIGGDCPGKTELDLEIVRRHSVFVEHEPQTRIEGEIQLLPADSPVTELWRVITGADAGRTSSEQVTVFDSVGFAIEDFTALRYVQRATATTRFSEPIDLIAEPEDPKDLYGMIGAPVLV, from the coding sequence ATGCGCTTCGTCAGCGTCGCCAACATGCGCGCGTGGATCCGCGAGACGGGTCCCGAGCGCATCATCGCCGACCTCGTCGACGAGCTCGAAACCGACTTCCGCCGCTGGGAGCAGTTCGAGCGGGAGCCGCGCGTCGCGAGCCACTCGCCGCTCGGCGTCATCGAGCTCATGCCGACGAGCGACGGCACCGCCTACGGCTTCAAGTACGTCAACGGTCACCCGTCGAACCCGTCGCGCGGCTTCCAGACCGTCACGGCGTTCGGCGTGCTCGCCGACGTCATGACCGGCTACCCCACGTTCCTGTCGGAGATGACGATCCTCACGGCGCTCCGCACCGCGGCGGTGTCGGGCCTCGCGGCGAAGCACCTCGCCCGGCACGACAGCACCCGGATGGGCATGATCGGCGCCGGCTCGCAAGCGGTCTTCCAAGCGCTGGCCGTGCGCTCGCAGCTGCCGGGCGTCACGCGGCTGCGCCTCTTCGACGTCGACGGCCCGACCGCGGAGACCGCGGCTCGGCACCTCCGCCATCTCGGCTTCGAGGTCTCGATCGAGGCATCCGCCGCCGACGCCGTGCGCGACGCCGACGTCATCACGACGTGCACGGCCGACAAGCAGAACGCGACGGTGCTGCGCGTCGACGAGGTGCCGGCCGGCGCGCATCTCAACGCGATCGGCGGCGACTGCCCTGGCAAGACCGAGCTCGATCTTGAGATCGTGCGCCGCCACAGCGTCTTCGTCGAGCACGAGCCGCAGACGCGCATCGAGGGCGAGATCCAGCTGCTGCCTGCCGACTCGCCCGTCACCGAGCTCTGGCGCGTCATCACGGGGGCGGATGCGGGGCGCACCTCGAGCGAGCAGGTGACGGTCTTCGACTCGGTCGGCTTCGCGATCGAGGACTTCACGGCGCTCCGCTACGTGCAGAGGGCGACCGCGACGACGCGCTTCTCGGAGCCGATCGACCTCATCGCAGAGCCCGAGGACCCGAAGGACCTCTACGGGATGATCGGCGCGCCCGTCCTCGTCTAA
- a CDS encoding Xaa-Pro peptidase family protein: MTTLTDASTDHAIAQIRARLQARGLAGYVAFTPSNLFYATGFRSYFVSEWWRLHGTVLAFVPADEAKPVTLMLGDFEEKTAAAAAPGVDLRTYRLWVDLSTAEQMGQPSAPVAQRPEQWDAAELDRITTDALRDLGMDAGRVATDLPHMTIDTWQRLQRAAPGVEWVDFTDDVYEVRLIKQEWEVERLRTAVELSERGMVGAMELAREGMTAGDIRAAYQLSVAQAAMGEPRFAGYTDNWVLPTIGGTTSAGYGATAGGLQEGDLVKFDCGTTVLGYRSDGGRTFAFGQPSAEAQRLYDVLAEAQRIARDSLVPGARIGDAFVNAIGHVHSHGYPTFNRGHVGHSIGIDTFHEEPPFIGPACDVPVEVGMVFAVEVPTYTPDVGAIMIEDLVVIREHGAELLHTLPHDLAVVEPRR, translated from the coding sequence ATGACCACCCTGACCGACGCATCCACCGATCACGCCATCGCGCAGATCCGCGCCCGCCTGCAGGCGCGCGGCCTCGCCGGCTACGTCGCCTTCACGCCCTCGAACCTCTTCTACGCGACGGGCTTCCGCAGCTACTTCGTCTCGGAGTGGTGGCGGCTGCACGGCACCGTGCTCGCGTTCGTGCCGGCCGACGAGGCCAAGCCCGTGACGCTCATGCTCGGCGACTTCGAGGAGAAGACGGCCGCCGCGGCCGCGCCGGGCGTCGACCTGCGCACCTACCGGCTCTGGGTCGACCTCTCGACCGCCGAGCAGATGGGGCAGCCCTCCGCGCCCGTCGCGCAGCGCCCCGAGCAGTGGGACGCGGCCGAGCTCGACCGGATCACGACGGATGCGCTGCGCGACCTGGGCATGGACGCGGGCCGGGTGGCCACCGACCTCCCCCACATGACCATCGACACGTGGCAGCGGCTGCAGCGCGCCGCGCCCGGCGTCGAGTGGGTCGACTTCACCGACGACGTCTACGAGGTGCGACTCATCAAGCAGGAGTGGGAGGTCGAGCGGCTGCGCACCGCCGTCGAGCTCTCGGAGCGCGGCATGGTGGGCGCGATGGAGCTCGCGCGCGAAGGCATGACGGCGGGCGACATCCGCGCCGCCTACCAGCTCTCGGTCGCGCAGGCCGCGATGGGCGAGCCCCGCTTCGCCGGCTACACCGACAACTGGGTGCTGCCGACGATCGGCGGCACGACCTCCGCAGGCTACGGCGCGACCGCCGGCGGCCTGCAGGAGGGCGACCTCGTGAAGTTCGACTGCGGCACGACCGTGCTCGGCTACCGCAGCGACGGCGGCCGCACGTTCGCGTTCGGGCAGCCGAGCGCCGAGGCGCAGCGGCTCTACGACGTGCTCGCCGAGGCGCAGCGCATCGCCCGCGACTCCCTCGTGCCCGGCGCGCGCATCGGCGACGCCTTCGTGAACGCGATCGGCCACGTGCACAGCCACGGCTACCCGACGTTCAACCGCGGCCACGTCGGTCACTCGATCGGCATCGACACCTTCCACGAGGAGCCGCCGTTCATCGGGCCCGCGTGCGACGTGCCGGTCGAGGTCGGCATGGTCTTCGCGGTCGAGGTGCCGACCTACACGCCGGACGTCGGCGCGATCATGATCGAGGACCTCGTCGTCATCCGCGAGCACGGCGCCGAGCTGCTGCACACGCTGCCGCACGACCTCGCGGTCGTCGAGCCGCGCCGCTAG
- a CDS encoding addiction module protein → MTLAELIRAARDLSPADRVRLADEVMADLEENAEDSTRVDDAWHAELRLRIAEVEDSRVELVDGRETMRLARARIASRRAQADM, encoded by the coding sequence ATGACCTTGGCGGAGCTGATCCGAGCGGCGCGTGACCTATCACCCGCTGACCGTGTCAGGCTCGCAGACGAGGTCATGGCTGATCTCGAAGAGAACGCTGAGGACAGCACGCGGGTGGATGACGCTTGGCACGCAGAGCTCCGCCTCCGCATCGCGGAGGTCGAGGACTCTCGAGTCGAGCTCGTCGACGGACGCGAGACGATGCGGCTCGCCCGCGCGCGGATCGCTTCGCGTCGTGCGCAAGCGGACATGTGA
- a CDS encoding PD-(D/E)XK nuclease family protein translates to MDSGPPLRSFEASAATAGSVVHAALQLWLERESWTGSEPLTALRSALKAAELSLDTRLMALPSGGRALQSLRSIATHLSELLVVEGARSQDLSVEVLLVSRVDRFWGVPDLVVEATRTLIVDFKTGLQTAQASEAAQRQLMFYAHLLRSQTGRAADELVVLSPARADRVRCDEKEVELYIERLRSLRETSSRNAAPEQGLCTYCR, encoded by the coding sequence GTCCGCCGCTGCGCTCCTTCGAAGCGTCGGCCGCAACGGCCGGTTCTGTAGTCCACGCCGCGCTGCAGCTCTGGTTGGAGCGCGAGTCCTGGACGGGGAGCGAGCCGCTGACTGCGCTGCGGTCGGCGCTGAAGGCGGCGGAGCTCTCGCTCGATACGCGGCTTATGGCACTTCCATCAGGCGGTCGCGCATTGCAAAGCCTCCGCTCGATCGCCACGCATCTGTCCGAGCTCCTCGTGGTAGAGGGAGCGCGATCGCAAGACCTGAGCGTCGAAGTCCTGCTGGTATCGCGGGTCGACCGCTTCTGGGGAGTGCCCGACCTGGTGGTCGAAGCGACGCGCACCTTGATCGTGGACTTCAAGACAGGGCTGCAGACCGCCCAGGCCTCCGAAGCCGCACAGCGGCAGTTGATGTTCTACGCGCACCTGCTGCGGTCCCAGACAGGTCGGGCCGCCGACGAGCTGGTTGTGCTCTCACCCGCGCGCGCAGATCGAGTCCGCTGCGATGAGAAGGAGGTCGAGCTGTACATCGAGCGCCTGCGATCGCTTCGCGAGACGAGCTCCCGCAACGCCGCACCGGAGCAAGGCTTGTGCACATACTGCCGATAA
- a CDS encoding LLM class flavin-dependent oxidoreductase: MTRPLLLSAFEMLVPNHQSPGLWRHPESQARDFDKLAYWTDLAKTLERGGFSALFLADIPGVYDVYGDGIEATARGGVQYPVLDPLVAVPAMAAVTERLGFGVTASVTYESPYLLARTLTTLDHFTGGRIAWNIVTSYQDSAARNLGYDKQLPHDVRYDRADEYMQVMYKLFEGSFEPDAVVADKESGVWVDPDRVHPIEHEGEWFKVPGYALAHPGPQGTPYLFQAGASSRGQAFSLDHAEAIFFSGSTPQLVRRWVDGVREGLVERGRSADAVRILTIATVIVAETDEEAQARLEEYRQHVDIEGALALFGGWTGVDLSGLDPDATLEHVQTEANHSALASFTTLSSGRKWTVRDLAEFVAIGGRGPVIVGSPTTVVDELERWREESGVDGFNITAAVRPADIERFVDLVTPELRRRGLLTEASDEPKGRTLREALTGAGAQLPVDHWGARFRRATAQAA, from the coding sequence ATGACCCGCCCCCTGCTGCTGAGCGCCTTCGAGATGCTCGTGCCCAACCACCAGTCGCCGGGACTCTGGCGGCACCCTGAGTCGCAGGCGCGCGACTTCGACAAGCTCGCGTACTGGACGGACCTCGCCAAGACGCTCGAGCGCGGCGGCTTCTCGGCGCTGTTCCTCGCCGACATCCCGGGCGTCTACGACGTCTACGGCGACGGCATCGAGGCGACCGCGCGCGGCGGCGTGCAGTACCCGGTGCTCGACCCGCTCGTCGCGGTGCCGGCCATGGCGGCGGTCACCGAGCGGCTCGGCTTCGGCGTCACGGCGTCGGTCACCTACGAGTCGCCCTACCTGCTCGCGCGCACGCTCACGACGCTCGACCACTTCACCGGCGGCCGCATCGCGTGGAACATCGTCACGTCCTACCAGGACTCGGCCGCGCGCAACCTCGGCTACGACAAGCAGCTGCCGCACGACGTGCGCTACGACCGCGCCGACGAGTACATGCAGGTCATGTACAAGCTCTTCGAGGGCTCGTTCGAGCCGGATGCGGTGGTCGCCGACAAGGAGTCGGGCGTCTGGGTCGATCCCGACCGCGTGCACCCGATCGAGCACGAGGGCGAGTGGTTCAAGGTGCCGGGCTATGCGCTCGCTCACCCAGGGCCGCAGGGCACGCCCTACCTCTTCCAAGCGGGCGCGTCGAGCCGCGGGCAGGCGTTCTCGCTCGACCACGCCGAGGCGATCTTCTTCTCGGGGTCGACGCCGCAGCTCGTGCGGCGCTGGGTCGACGGCGTGCGCGAGGGGCTCGTCGAGCGTGGACGGTCGGCGGATGCGGTGCGCATCCTGACGATCGCGACCGTGATCGTCGCCGAGACCGATGAGGAGGCGCAGGCGCGGCTCGAGGAGTATCGGCAGCACGTCGACATCGAGGGCGCGCTCGCGCTCTTCGGCGGCTGGACCGGCGTCGACCTCTCAGGCCTCGACCCCGATGCGACCCTCGAGCACGTGCAGACGGAGGCGAACCACTCGGCGCTCGCGTCCTTCACGACCCTCTCGTCCGGCCGGAAGTGGACGGTGCGCGACCTCGCGGAATTCGTCGCGATCGGCGGCCGCGGCCCGGTGATCGTCGGCTCCCCCACCACGGTCGTGGACGAGCTCGAGCGCTGGCGCGAGGAGTCGGGAGTCGACGGGTTCAACATCACGGCGGCTGTGCGGCCGGCAGACATCGAGCGGTTCGTGGACCTCGTGACGCCGGAGCTGCGGCGGCGCGGGTTGCTCACCGAGGCAAGCGACGAGCCGAAGGGGCGGACGCTGCGGGAGGCGCTGACGGGGGCTGGGGCGCAGCTCCCGGTGGATCACTGGGGGGCGCGTTTCCGGCGGGCCACGGCGCAGGCCGCCTAG
- a CDS encoding LysR family transcriptional regulator: MDVRDLEALAVLSEELHFHRAALRLGIAQPALSKRVQRIEAELGTDLFTRGPGGVALTPAGHELLGHARTMLGGWRAMQRAAEQLRAGERGVVRIGAVGSAFYEALPRLLAPVREALPGVTLQVDELETPELVDALRVGEMQLGFVRPPIADGLRVETVWVEQFVAAVPDTSRLSELSAVSVAELAEHPLILFPRSAGIGYWDRVAGLFGDAGIEFEPVRSAAHVTTILGQVALGIGVSIVPASAERVAIPGVAYVPLDRPAPLQLAVASNPGMVPLAARRVLEHLPAVPIER; encoded by the coding sequence ATGGATGTGCGCGACCTCGAAGCCCTCGCCGTGCTCTCCGAGGAGCTGCACTTCCACCGCGCCGCGCTCCGGCTCGGCATCGCGCAGCCGGCGCTCTCGAAGCGCGTGCAGCGCATCGAGGCCGAGCTCGGCACCGATCTCTTCACCCGCGGCCCCGGCGGCGTCGCCCTCACGCCGGCCGGCCACGAGCTGCTCGGCCACGCCCGCACGATGCTCGGCGGCTGGCGGGCGATGCAGCGCGCCGCCGAGCAGCTGCGCGCCGGCGAGCGCGGCGTCGTGCGCATCGGCGCGGTCGGCTCCGCGTTCTACGAGGCGCTCCCCCGATTGCTCGCGCCGGTGCGCGAGGCGCTGCCCGGCGTGACGCTCCAGGTCGACGAGCTCGAGACGCCGGAGCTCGTGGATGCGCTGCGCGTCGGAGAGATGCAGCTCGGCTTCGTGCGCCCTCCGATCGCCGACGGGCTGCGCGTCGAGACCGTCTGGGTCGAGCAGTTCGTCGCCGCGGTGCCCGACACGAGCCGCCTCTCAGAGCTGTCGGCGGTCTCGGTCGCGGAGCTCGCCGAGCATCCGCTCATCCTCTTCCCGCGATCCGCGGGCATCGGCTACTGGGATCGCGTCGCCGGGCTCTTCGGCGACGCCGGCATCGAGTTCGAGCCGGTGCGCAGCGCCGCCCACGTCACGACGATCCTCGGCCAGGTCGCGCTCGGCATCGGCGTGAGCATCGTCCCCGCGTCGGCCGAGCGCGTCGCGATCCCGGGCGTCGCCTACGTGCCGCTCGACCGGCCGGCACCGCTGCAGCTCGCCGTCGCGAGCAACCCCGGCATGGTGCCGCTCGCCGCGCGACGCGTGCTCGAGCACCTGCCCGCCGTGCCGATCGAGCGCTGA
- a CDS encoding MFS transporter → MTSIDRGAQRRRVLASSFVGTTIEWYDFYLYGTASALIFSTQFFPEGSALAGTIASFATLAVGIVVRPLGGIIAGHLGDRIGRKSLLVASLLLMGVATTIIGLLPNFATIGWWAVGALIVLRVLQGLSAGAEWGGSALLSVEHAPARHRGLFGSFTQLGSSAGMLLATGAFFIVQQTLSAEQFTDFGWRIPFLISAVLVAFGLWIRLGVEDAPEFEQHRSTGVTRAPVAELLRNHRRPLLITIGLRLGQNAVYFLITVYMLSYLSSERGDTTSGVTAVMIASALGLVATPLWSWLSDRVGRRRVSIFGYAAIGVFGWALFAFLDAGPLALLPLIVVIGVNITHDSVYGPQAAWFAEQFPVHVRYSGVSLGYQIGSVLGGGLMPMIAALLFSAGGNEPWLIAGYLSVLAALSIVAALFAADPARDRPGTDLGDLHGATERIRPDSDHETTPTEAEPALATTERTAR, encoded by the coding sequence ATGACCAGCATCGACCGGGGCGCGCAACGACGGCGCGTGCTCGCCTCCTCCTTCGTCGGCACCACGATCGAGTGGTACGACTTCTACCTCTACGGCACCGCATCCGCCCTCATCTTCAGCACGCAGTTCTTCCCCGAGGGCAGCGCGCTCGCCGGCACGATCGCATCGTTCGCGACGCTCGCCGTCGGCATCGTCGTGCGGCCGCTCGGCGGCATCATCGCCGGTCACCTCGGCGACCGCATCGGCCGCAAGTCGCTGCTCGTCGCCTCGCTGCTGCTCATGGGCGTCGCGACGACGATCATCGGGCTGCTGCCGAACTTCGCCACGATCGGCTGGTGGGCGGTCGGCGCGCTCATCGTGCTGCGCGTGCTGCAGGGCCTCTCGGCGGGCGCCGAGTGGGGCGGTTCGGCGCTGCTGAGCGTCGAGCACGCGCCCGCCAGGCATCGCGGGCTCTTCGGCTCGTTCACGCAGCTCGGCTCCTCCGCGGGCATGCTGCTCGCGACCGGCGCCTTCTTCATCGTGCAGCAGACGCTCAGCGCCGAGCAGTTCACCGACTTCGGCTGGCGGATCCCGTTCCTCATCTCGGCGGTGCTCGTCGCCTTCGGGCTGTGGATCCGGCTCGGCGTCGAGGATGCGCCCGAGTTCGAGCAGCACCGCTCGACCGGCGTCACGCGCGCACCGGTCGCCGAGCTGCTGCGCAACCACCGCCGCCCGCTGCTCATCACGATTGGCCTGCGGCTCGGCCAGAACGCCGTCTACTTCCTCATCACCGTCTACATGCTCAGCTACCTCTCGAGCGAACGCGGCGACACGACCTCGGGCGTCACCGCCGTGATGATCGCCTCGGCGCTGGGCCTCGTCGCGACGCCGCTGTGGAGCTGGCTCTCCGACCGCGTCGGCCGCCGCCGCGTCTCGATCTTCGGCTACGCCGCCATCGGCGTCTTCGGCTGGGCGCTCTTCGCCTTCCTCGACGCCGGCCCGCTGGCGCTGCTGCCGCTCATCGTCGTGATCGGCGTGAACATCACCCACGACTCGGTCTACGGGCCGCAGGCTGCGTGGTTCGCGGAGCAGTTCCCCGTGCACGTGCGCTACTCGGGCGTGAGCCTCGGCTACCAGATCGGCTCCGTGCTCGGCGGCGGGCTGATGCCGATGATCGCAGCGCTGCTGTTCTCGGCGGGCGGCAACGAGCCGTGGCTCATCGCCGGCTACCTGTCAGTGCTCGCGGCGCTCTCGATCGTCGCGGCCCTCTTCGCCGCCGACCCCGCGCGCGACCGGCCCGGCACCGACCTGGGCGACCTGCACGGCGCGACCGAGCGCATCCGCCCTGATTCCGACCACGAGACCACCCCGACCGAGGCCGAGCCCGCGCTCGCCACCACCGAGAGGACCGCACGATGA
- a CDS encoding LysR family transcriptional regulator has product MLDLTRLLMLRAVALHGSITAAARELSYSHSAISQQLSLLERETGAVLLERVGRTARLTPVGHALVQNTEAVLAALEHAEAELAAAREQPRGVITVAVYTSIGRIVMPTALQRLAEEHPGLDVRLRRADPEEAVLRLVSRQVDAVVTDTFPGTQLSPTGAIEASVIGRDPVRGYLPERFAHASFQDMRGMPWVMERREAPSTAWALRVCRELGLEPLVAHESSDLLFHLRLVEAGLAAAFLPDLVVREAGSALEPSPLLPANEERDILFLVRPGAGAHPWFGVVRDAIAAALADRQQR; this is encoded by the coding sequence GTGCTCGACCTCACGCGACTGCTCATGCTGCGGGCAGTGGCACTGCACGGGAGCATCACCGCGGCCGCGCGCGAGCTCTCCTACAGCCACTCCGCGATCTCGCAGCAGCTCTCGCTGCTCGAGCGCGAGACGGGCGCCGTGCTGCTCGAGCGCGTCGGCCGCACCGCGCGGCTGACGCCCGTCGGCCACGCGCTCGTGCAGAACACCGAGGCGGTGCTCGCCGCGCTCGAGCACGCCGAGGCCGAGCTCGCCGCAGCTCGCGAGCAGCCGCGCGGCGTCATCACCGTCGCGGTCTACACCTCGATCGGCCGGATCGTCATGCCGACGGCGCTGCAGCGGCTCGCCGAGGAGCACCCGGGGCTCGACGTGCGGCTGCGCCGCGCCGACCCGGAGGAGGCGGTGCTGCGCCTCGTCTCGCGGCAGGTCGACGCCGTCGTGACCGACACCTTCCCCGGCACGCAGCTGAGCCCGACCGGCGCGATCGAGGCCTCGGTCATCGGTCGCGACCCCGTGCGCGGCTACCTGCCCGAGCGGTTCGCGCACGCGTCGTTCCAGGACATGCGGGGGATGCCGTGGGTCATGGAGCGCCGCGAGGCCCCGTCGACCGCGTGGGCGCTGCGCGTGTGCCGCGAGCTCGGGCTCGAGCCGCTCGTCGCCCACGAGTCCTCCGACCTGCTCTTCCACCTGCGGCTCGTCGAGGCGGGGCTCGCAGCGGCGTTCCTGCCCGATCTCGTCGTCCGGGAGGCGGGCTCCGCACTCGAGCCGAGCCCGCTGCTGCCCGCGAACGAGGAGCGCGACATCCTCTTCCTCGTCCGCCCGGGCGCCGGCGCGCATCCGTGGTTCGGCGTCGTGCGCGACGCGATCGCCGCGGCGCTCGCGGATCGTCAGCAGAGGTGA